A stretch of Deltaproteobacteria bacterium DNA encodes these proteins:
- a CDS encoding GAF domain-containing protein encodes MSLERRLEKLTAILDVAKAMTVERDLDALLGLILREAKKTIDADRCTIFVLDPDKGILWSRIAQGLSTQEIRLPVGQGIGGWVAEHDEVLNIPDAYEDDRFNRAVDVATGYQTRSILCAPMRGAAGEVVGVIQALNRADGNPFDDEDEELLLALGGQAGAAIQNALLNEEIERLFEGFVKASVVAIESRDPTTSGHSERVALLTCGLAEVVDRADDGPYQKTLISVAEMREIRYASLLHDFGKVGVREHVLVKANKLQPYELECLESRFQMARMGIERDHFRKLAALRETAEGPADDLPMKKDLHRQLAELEDFWAFVLQCNRPTVLEEGGFERLQEIAQAQVPGPEGPLDLLTAKDVELLSIPRGSLSAEERSEIESHVTHTFRFLTKIPWTRELKGVPQIAYAHHEKLDGRGYPRGLDEKQIPLGSRMMTIADIYDALTAQDRPYKKAMPHERAMDILASDAKRGLLDEELLRLFIEADVAKRFLSSH; translated from the coding sequence ATGAGCCTCGAACGCCGACTGGAGAAGCTGACCGCCATCCTGGACGTGGCCAAGGCCATGACCGTCGAGCGTGACCTCGACGCCCTCCTGGGCCTCATCCTGAGGGAGGCCAAGAAGACCATCGACGCGGACCGCTGCACCATCTTCGTGCTGGATCCCGACAAGGGCATCCTCTGGTCGCGCATCGCCCAGGGGCTCTCCACCCAGGAGATCCGCCTGCCGGTGGGCCAGGGCATCGGCGGCTGGGTGGCCGAGCACGACGAGGTGCTCAACATCCCCGACGCCTACGAGGACGACCGCTTCAACCGGGCCGTGGACGTCGCCACCGGCTACCAGACCCGCTCCATCCTCTGCGCCCCCATGCGGGGCGCCGCCGGCGAGGTCGTGGGGGTCATCCAGGCCCTCAACCGTGCCGACGGCAACCCCTTCGACGACGAGGACGAGGAGCTGCTCCTGGCCCTGGGCGGGCAGGCCGGCGCCGCCATCCAGAACGCCCTGCTCAACGAGGAGATCGAGCGGCTCTTCGAGGGCTTCGTGAAGGCCTCGGTGGTCGCGATCGAGTCCCGGGATCCGACCACCTCCGGTCACTCCGAGCGGGTGGCCCTGCTGACCTGCGGGCTGGCCGAGGTCGTCGACCGGGCCGACGACGGCCCCTACCAGAAGACCCTCATCTCGGTGGCCGAGATGCGGGAGATCCGCTACGCCTCCCTCCTCCACGACTTCGGCAAGGTCGGCGTGCGCGAGCACGTGCTGGTCAAGGCCAACAAGCTCCAGCCCTACGAGCTCGAGTGCCTCGAGTCGCGCTTCCAGATGGCCCGGATGGGCATCGAGCGCGACCACTTCCGCAAGCTGGCCGCCCTGCGGGAGACCGCCGAGGGTCCGGCGGACGACCTGCCCATGAAGAAGGACCTCCACCGGCAGCTCGCCGAGCTCGAGGACTTCTGGGCCTTCGTCCTGCAGTGCAACCGGCCGACCGTCCTCGAGGAGGGCGGCTTCGAGCGCCTCCAGGAGATCGCCCAGGCCCAGGTCCCCGGCCCGGAGGGGCCCCTCGACCTGCTGACGGCCAAGGATGTCGAGCTGCTCTCGATCCCCCGGGGCTCCCTCTCGGCCGAGGAGCGCTCCGAGATCGAGAGCCACGTCACCCACACCTTCCGCTTCCTCACCAAGATCCCCTGGACCCGCGAGCTCAAGGGCGTGCCGCAGATCGCCTACGCCCACCACGAGAAGCTCGACGGGCGGGGCTACCCCCGCGGCCTGGACGAGAAGCAGATCCCCCTGGGCTCCCGGATGATGACCATCGCGGACATCTACGACGCGCTGACGGCCCAGGACCGGCCCTACAAGAAGGCCATGCCCCACGAGCGAGCGATGGACATCCTGGCCTCCGACGCCAAGCGGGGCCTCCTCGACGAGGAGCTCCTGCGCCTCTTCATCGAGGCCGACGTGGCCAAGCGCTTCTTATCCAGCCACTGA
- a CDS encoding glycoside hydrolase family 31 protein — protein MRMLTRLIPLLLVATLLPACKPQGGEADGGVDAGPPPIHTPRWAFEPWISKDISDGPDTYAFVEGFQSRDIPVGTVVLDSPWETNYNTFIPNPERYPDFGQMVADLRERGVRVVLWTTQMVNEVSFDLEAGGDQYDGPAENFYEGLDEGYYVEEGATSFWWKGEGAGVDFFDPDASAWWRAQQNPLLDLGVAGWKLDFGENYLGADPLTTAAGEQSLQAYSEKYYEDFWVHGATRRGTEEFVTMVRPWDASYNFEGRFFARPEHAPICWVGDNRRDWIGLIDALDHIFRSVEAGYVVVGSDIGGYLDRDDVELTETIPFDETVFARWTAVGAMTPFMQLHGRANITPWTTPDDPARTVEIYRYWSKLHSYLVPFFYSLAQEAYAGGPHLMDPVGSTPAEWEGDWRFRVGEAFLVAPILDATGVRDVALPAGRWLDWWALDGAPLEGGETLAAYDATATERLPLFLAEGAVVPMVVRDAALGFGSAASAGRDFVLAWPGSAATTFRRHDEDGEVTTLSASSGRLELSRRPRAVELRLRTGAITGASAGGALTRVADRAALESTASSWRQEGEWIEVRLPAGGPVTLTWQ, from the coding sequence ATGAGGATGCTCACCCGCCTGATCCCGCTGCTCCTGGTGGCGACGCTGCTCCCCGCCTGCAAGCCGCAGGGCGGGGAAGCCGACGGCGGGGTCGACGCCGGGCCGCCGCCGATCCACACCCCGCGCTGGGCCTTCGAGCCCTGGATCAGCAAGGACATCTCCGACGGGCCGGACACCTACGCCTTCGTCGAGGGCTTCCAGTCCCGGGACATCCCGGTGGGGACGGTGGTCCTCGATAGCCCCTGGGAGACGAACTACAACACCTTCATCCCCAACCCGGAGCGCTACCCGGACTTCGGCCAGATGGTCGCGGACCTGCGAGAGCGCGGGGTGCGGGTGGTGCTCTGGACGACCCAGATGGTCAACGAGGTCAGCTTCGATCTCGAGGCGGGCGGCGACCAGTACGACGGGCCGGCGGAGAACTTCTACGAGGGCCTCGACGAGGGCTACTACGTCGAGGAGGGCGCGACCTCCTTCTGGTGGAAGGGGGAGGGGGCCGGGGTGGACTTCTTCGACCCCGACGCCTCGGCCTGGTGGCGGGCGCAGCAGAACCCGCTGCTCGACCTCGGGGTCGCCGGCTGGAAGCTCGACTTCGGCGAGAACTACCTGGGCGCCGATCCGCTGACGACCGCCGCGGGCGAGCAGAGCCTGCAGGCCTACAGCGAGAAGTACTACGAGGACTTCTGGGTCCACGGCGCCACCCGGCGGGGCACCGAGGAGTTCGTCACCATGGTCCGCCCCTGGGACGCGTCCTACAACTTCGAGGGCCGCTTCTTCGCCCGCCCCGAGCACGCGCCGATCTGCTGGGTGGGGGACAACCGGCGGGACTGGATCGGCCTCATCGACGCCCTCGATCACATCTTCCGCTCGGTGGAGGCGGGCTACGTGGTGGTGGGCTCGGACATCGGGGGCTACCTCGACCGCGACGACGTGGAGCTGACCGAGACGATCCCCTTCGACGAGACGGTCTTCGCCCGCTGGACGGCCGTCGGGGCGATGACCCCCTTCATGCAGCTCCACGGCCGGGCCAACATCACCCCCTGGACGACCCCGGACGATCCGGCCAGGACCGTCGAGATCTACCGCTACTGGTCGAAGCTCCACTCCTACCTGGTGCCCTTCTTCTACTCGCTGGCCCAGGAGGCCTACGCCGGTGGGCCCCACCTGATGGATCCGGTGGGGAGCACCCCGGCCGAGTGGGAGGGCGACTGGCGCTTCCGGGTGGGCGAGGCCTTCCTGGTGGCGCCGATCCTGGACGCCACCGGGGTGCGCGACGTCGCCCTGCCGGCGGGCCGCTGGCTGGACTGGTGGGCGCTCGACGGCGCGCCGCTGGAGGGGGGCGAGACCCTCGCCGCCTACGACGCCACCGCGACCGAGCGCCTGCCCCTCTTCCTGGCCGAGGGGGCGGTGGTGCCGATGGTGGTCCGGGACGCGGCCCTGGGCTTCGGCTCGGCGGCGAGCGCAGGCCGGGACTTCGTGCTGGCGTGGCCGGGCAGCGCGGCCACGACCTTCCGCCGCCACGACGAGGACGGGGAGGTGACGACCCTCTCGGCCTCCAGCGGGAGGCTGGAGCTCTCCCGCCGGCCGCGGGCGGTGGAGCTGCGCCTGCGCACCGGCGCGATCACCGGCGCCTCGGCGGGCGGCGCCCTGACCCGGGTCGCCGATCGGGCGGCGCTCGAGAGCACGGCCAGCAGCTGGCGGCAGGAGGGCGAGTGGATCGAGGTCCGCCTCCCCGCGGGCGGCCCCGTCACGCTCACCTGGCAGTAG
- a CDS encoding DUF4438 domain-containing protein: MLRTNEKQVVEFLLQCQPGQPVAFRGWSVTHEGEPFILPSIGGITLNIEAGDPAFGWAGDHLEPGVSAIVDFNKRMEHPNSALQLYACVGDEAVVVSGKAKGAKGVVIGHHGGSEHLIIDFPRSVKEKLTYDDKLVVKAKGQGLRLLDHPEIKLFNLNPSLLKKMKIKEGKGTLKVPVTTMVPAACMGSGVGQSNVASGDYDVMTSDAETVKKYGLDKMRFGDFVALLDHDNSYGRAYKQGAISIGIVVHSDCLLAGHGPGITTVMTCPKPLIEPVLSKTANIADLLKIGTARKKK, translated from the coding sequence ATGCTACGCACCAACGAGAAGCAGGTCGTCGAGTTCCTTCTGCAGTGTCAGCCGGGGCAGCCGGTGGCCTTCCGGGGCTGGAGCGTCACCCACGAGGGTGAGCCCTTCATCCTCCCCTCCATCGGCGGCATCACCCTGAACATCGAGGCCGGCGATCCCGCCTTCGGCTGGGCCGGCGACCACCTCGAGCCGGGCGTCAGCGCCATCGTCGACTTCAACAAGCGGATGGAGCACCCCAACAGCGCCCTGCAGCTCTACGCCTGCGTGGGCGACGAGGCCGTCGTCGTCAGCGGCAAGGCGAAGGGCGCGAAGGGCGTGGTCATCGGCCACCACGGCGGCTCCGAGCACCTCATCATCGACTTCCCCCGCTCGGTGAAGGAGAAGCTGACCTACGACGACAAGCTGGTGGTGAAGGCGAAGGGCCAGGGGCTGAGGCTCCTCGACCACCCCGAGATCAAGCTCTTCAACCTGAACCCCTCCCTCCTCAAGAAGATGAAGATCAAGGAGGGCAAGGGCACCCTGAAGGTGCCGGTCACCACGATGGTCCCCGCCGCCTGCATGGGCTCGGGCGTCGGGCAGAGCAACGTCGCCAGCGGCGACTACGACGTGATGACCTCCGACGCCGAGACCGTGAAGAAGTACGGCCTCGACAAGATGCGCTTCGGCGACTTCGTGGCCCTGCTGGACCACGACAACTCCTACGGCCGGGCCTACAAGCAGGGCGCCATCTCGATCGGCATCGTCGTGCACAGCGACTGCCTGCTGGCCGGCCACGGCCCGGGCATCACCACCGTGATGACCTGCCCGAAGCCCCTCATCGAGCCGGTGCTCTCGAAGACGGCGAACATCGCCGACCTCCTGAAGATCGGCACCGCCCGCAAGAAGAAGTAG
- a CDS encoding radical SAM protein produces the protein MKAVLHLTQACNLRCTYCYAPDKQVKKAMSLTTAKKAIDLVTGLGNGSACVSYFGGEPLLVWDTIETLTRHGREVGARLGKTMHFRLSTNGTLFDERKLRFCRENNMLFAISLDGDKEAHDAQRILPNGKGSFDLLDSKLDMILELCPHTVFTSVITPQSAARLSSSIEYMWGRGIRYMVHQLDYTHPDWDPDSLAVLEESYRQMAAFYLDKVRAGERFHLSVFDDKLKTHADSPIALGAICDFGSKKISVAPDGRLFPCVQFVSDREDAAAYCIGDVETGFYPRRDELVRLNRQERRQCDGCALLGRCSNYCGCMNWQVTGEITEVPGILCAHEQMLIPIADEVGNVLWDEKNAHFLQKHYKHFDSHFAYRFD, from the coding sequence ATGAAGGCCGTGCTCCACCTCACCCAGGCTTGCAACCTGCGCTGCACCTACTGCTACGCGCCGGACAAGCAGGTGAAGAAGGCCATGAGCCTCACGACGGCGAAGAAGGCCATCGACCTGGTGACCGGCCTCGGCAACGGCTCGGCCTGCGTCTCCTACTTCGGGGGCGAGCCCCTCCTGGTCTGGGACACCATCGAGACCCTCACCCGCCACGGCCGGGAGGTCGGCGCGCGCCTGGGCAAGACGATGCACTTCCGGCTCTCGACCAACGGCACCCTCTTCGACGAGAGGAAGCTGCGCTTCTGCCGGGAGAACAACATGCTCTTCGCCATCTCCCTCGATGGCGACAAGGAGGCCCACGACGCCCAGCGGATCCTCCCCAACGGCAAGGGCAGCTTCGATCTCCTCGACTCGAAGCTCGACATGATCCTGGAGCTCTGCCCGCACACGGTCTTCACCAGCGTCATCACGCCGCAGAGCGCCGCCCGGCTCTCCTCCTCGATCGAGTACATGTGGGGCCGGGGCATCCGCTACATGGTCCACCAGCTGGACTACACCCACCCCGACTGGGATCCGGACTCGCTGGCCGTCCTGGAGGAGTCCTACCGCCAGATGGCGGCCTTCTACCTGGACAAGGTCCGCGCCGGGGAGCGCTTCCACCTCTCGGTCTTCGACGACAAGCTCAAGACCCACGCCGACTCGCCCATCGCGCTGGGCGCCATCTGCGACTTCGGCTCCAAGAAGATCTCGGTGGCCCCCGACGGGCGCCTCTTCCCCTGCGTGCAGTTCGTCTCCGACCGCGAGGACGCCGCCGCCTACTGCATCGGCGACGTGGAGACGGGCTTCTACCCCCGCCGGGACGAGCTGGTGCGGCTCAACCGGCAGGAGCGCCGCCAGTGCGACGGCTGCGCGCTCCTCGGCCGCTGCTCGAACTACTGCGGCTGCATGAACTGGCAGGTCACCGGCGAGATCACCGAGGTCCCCGGGATCCTCTGCGCCCACGAGCAGATGCTGATCCCCATCGCCGACGAGGTGGGCAACGTCCTCTGGGACGAGAAGAACGCCCACTTCCTGCAGAAGCACTACAAGCACTTCGACTCCCACTTCGCCTATCGCTTCGACTAG
- a CDS encoding peptide-N-glycosidase F-related protein, producing the protein MTSSRQALLFLALSASLVACPSPEGGEPDAGPVDAGDACLARCTSMEDCPEVDDARCVFGCEDATVRACLLDATGCGVGAECLVDVRLPPVRPFQAGPYSNDYLGLAGPSVLPTLRGEWDLEKEWTGADHHLFSLYAAGVAYTEQVWASDVAAFLAATPRNVHLYFLAYVDRDQVDRSFDHVSAQRNRVEVALAGLPTEEALYWRARIHYVTRAANNLGGWLGPTIRTHGPAALAIDARQRFRQVGLLAPVQGPAQLRFLANEARYYEWEEQLAAGLPPADLEIVFADEVETTGEHRATVTLPDAATMRSFDALDLDLVLACPGHDDNNCGEWDYLAHVQLCETADGACPTQLGRFITPYHREGRWVVDATWALALLGDGGEKHLRFTAPVQPNGTSYLISVTLRLRDTGSATRPASLLPLFTGGTFDENYVANHPPISHELATLPPRAELVMLLTGHGFGDDLANCAEFCNHTHDFGVNGGGEFHVDHPWVGDPEGCMKQVEVGVVPNQYGTWPLGRGGWCPGLEVAPHVFDVTSRLQVGANVFSYDAGLDGQPYVPQPAPDPTNFPGRIDLQSFLVLYETK; encoded by the coding sequence ATGACCTCCTCCCGGCAGGCCCTCCTCTTCCTCGCGCTCTCCGCCTCGCTCGTCGCCTGCCCCTCCCCGGAGGGCGGCGAGCCCGACGCGGGGCCGGTGGACGCGGGCGATGCCTGCCTGGCGCGCTGCACCTCGATGGAGGACTGCCCGGAGGTGGACGATGCGCGCTGCGTCTTCGGCTGCGAGGACGCCACCGTGCGGGCCTGCCTGCTGGACGCCACCGGCTGCGGGGTGGGCGCCGAGTGCCTCGTCGACGTACGCCTGCCGCCGGTGCGCCCCTTCCAGGCGGGGCCCTACAGCAACGACTACCTGGGGCTGGCCGGGCCGAGCGTCCTGCCCACCCTGCGGGGAGAGTGGGACCTGGAGAAGGAGTGGACCGGCGCGGACCACCACCTCTTCTCCCTCTACGCCGCGGGGGTGGCCTACACCGAGCAGGTCTGGGCCTCGGACGTCGCCGCCTTCCTCGCGGCGACGCCCCGCAACGTGCACCTCTACTTCCTGGCCTACGTGGACCGCGATCAGGTCGATCGCTCCTTTGATCACGTCTCGGCGCAGCGCAACCGGGTCGAGGTCGCCCTCGCCGGCCTGCCCACCGAGGAGGCCCTCTACTGGCGCGCCCGCATCCACTACGTGACCCGGGCGGCCAACAACCTGGGCGGCTGGCTCGGCCCCACCATCCGCACCCACGGCCCCGCGGCCCTGGCCATCGACGCCCGCCAGCGCTTCCGGCAGGTGGGCCTGCTGGCGCCGGTGCAGGGCCCCGCCCAGCTGCGCTTCCTCGCCAACGAGGCGCGCTACTACGAGTGGGAGGAGCAGCTGGCGGCCGGCCTCCCGCCCGCCGACCTGGAGATCGTCTTCGCCGACGAGGTGGAGACCACCGGCGAGCACCGGGCCACCGTCACCCTCCCCGACGCCGCGACGATGCGGAGCTTCGACGCCCTCGACCTCGACCTCGTCCTCGCCTGCCCCGGCCACGACGACAACAACTGCGGGGAGTGGGACTACCTCGCCCACGTCCAGCTCTGCGAGACCGCCGACGGGGCCTGCCCCACCCAGCTCGGCCGCTTCATCACCCCCTACCACCGGGAGGGGCGCTGGGTGGTCGACGCCACCTGGGCGCTGGCCCTGCTGGGCGACGGCGGCGAGAAGCACCTGCGCTTCACCGCGCCGGTTCAGCCCAACGGCACCTCCTACCTGATCAGCGTGACCCTGCGGTTGCGGGACACCGGCAGCGCCACCCGCCCGGCCTCGCTCCTGCCCCTCTTCACCGGCGGCACCTTCGACGAGAACTACGTGGCGAACCACCCGCCGATCAGCCACGAGCTCGCGACCCTCCCCCCGCGGGCCGAGCTGGTCATGCTGCTGACCGGCCACGGCTTCGGGGACGACCTCGCCAACTGCGCCGAGTTCTGCAACCACACCCACGACTTCGGGGTGAACGGCGGCGGCGAGTTTCACGTCGATCACCCCTGGGTGGGCGATCCCGAGGGCTGCATGAAGCAGGTGGAGGTCGGCGTCGTCCCCAACCAGTACGGCACCTGGCCCCTGGGCCGGGGCGGCTGGTGCCCGGGCCTGGAGGTGGCGCCCCACGTCTTCGACGTGACCTCGCGCCTGCAGGTGGGCGCCAACGTCTTCAGCTACGACGCGGGCCTCGACGGCCAGCCCTACGTCCCGCAGCCGGCCCCCGACCCGACGAACTTCCCGGGCCGGATCGACCTGCAGAGCTTCCTCGTCCTCTACGAGACGAAGTGA
- the dps gene encoding DNA starvation/stationary phase protection protein Dps, giving the protein MNPSNLLNLGADEPETHSGSREEELEHIKLEIIRLLNRNLATGLDLALQAKQAHWNVKGPAFLQLHELFDRLHAEVSAWNDQLAERAVQLGGVAAGTLQAIVPSTPLSPYPGDAVAGTEHLRALVDAVRTYTRSLRASIDAAERLKDPATADLFTELVRGADEKLWMLEAHLQAES; this is encoded by the coding sequence TTGAATCCCTCCAATCTCCTGAACCTCGGCGCAGACGAGCCCGAGACCCACAGCGGCTCGCGGGAGGAGGAGCTCGAGCACATCAAGCTGGAGATCATCCGCCTGCTCAACCGGAACCTGGCCACCGGCCTCGACCTGGCCCTGCAGGCGAAGCAGGCCCACTGGAACGTGAAGGGCCCGGCCTTCCTGCAGCTCCACGAGCTCTTCGACCGGCTCCACGCCGAGGTCTCGGCCTGGAACGACCAGCTCGCCGAGCGAGCGGTGCAGCTCGGGGGCGTCGCCGCGGGCACCCTCCAGGCCATCGTCCCCAGCACGCCGCTCTCGCCCTACCCGGGCGACGCCGTGGCGGGCACCGAGCACCTCCGGGCCCTCGTGGACGCCGTGCGGACCTACACCCGCTCTCTCCGCGCCTCGATCGACGCGGCCGAGCGGCTGAAGGATCCCGCCACCGCCGACCTCTTCACCGAGCTCGTGCGGGGCGCCGACGAGAAGCTCTGGATGCTCGAGGCGCACCTGCAGGCGGAGAGCTAG
- a CDS encoding Fur family transcriptional regulator has protein sequence MAHDDVTLLREHGINPSAQRVAVARYVLHTGDHPSAERVFSRVRETFPQVSRATVYNTLNLFVQKGLLRSFVLTEGKVVFDSKVDDHHHFVDEDDGSIHDVAWEALSVSGLEKLEGLAIREHQVVLRGRRTPTP, from the coding sequence ATGGCCCACGACGACGTCACCCTCCTGCGGGAGCACGGGATCAATCCCTCCGCCCAGCGGGTCGCGGTCGCCCGCTACGTCCTGCACACCGGCGACCACCCCTCGGCGGAGCGGGTCTTCTCCCGGGTGCGGGAGACCTTCCCCCAGGTCTCCCGGGCGACCGTCTACAACACCCTGAACCTCTTCGTGCAGAAGGGCCTGCTGCGCAGCTTCGTCCTGACCGAGGGGAAGGTGGTCTTCGACTCGAAGGTCGACGACCACCACCACTTCGTCGACGAGGACGACGGCAGCATCCACGACGTGGCCTGGGAGGCCCTCTCGGTCTCCGGGCTGGAGAAGCTCGAGGGCCTCGCGATCCGCGAGCACCAGGTGGTGCTCCGGGGTCGGCGGACCCCGACCCCCTAG
- a CDS encoding radical SAM protein: MKKILFVTAPYHCWGVQVVGTWPPLHLTYLAGAALQAGAEARIFDAMNKKLGFAEIREEIERYRPDFVMAIDYLPVTGAISTATVPDVIRILNLAKEVDPAIVTLTGGPHPTFMFHEMLGDPANQIDYVLRGEPEAILMALLQAPTPEARAAVAGLAFRRGSETVVTPRQPHIEALDTLEPAWHLLDWEDYHYLVEPQGRMASILSSRGCDMGCAFCSQRMFWEKDWRSREPEAVVAEMRHLIEAHQVEYFTLIDAYPTKNRRRWEHYLDLLIEAELGVRLLIETRVEDIIRDEDILEKYARAGIVHVYIGAESAEDEVLSVLNKGTAFEQNKRALDLLREHEIMTEASFMIGFPTETWESIERTIESAIYLNPDVAVFPVVTPMPFTPIYAEMKDRIRVWDYSKYNLVTPIIEPEAMSLEEVTKALGRCYMKFYRHKMKEVLALPKGYKRTYMLSAFKLMMKTYGESFDFVGGGLGMPHPLP, encoded by the coding sequence ATGAAGAAGATCCTGTTCGTGACCGCCCCCTATCACTGCTGGGGGGTGCAGGTGGTGGGCACCTGGCCGCCGCTCCACCTGACCTACCTCGCCGGCGCCGCCCTCCAGGCGGGCGCCGAGGCCCGCATCTTCGACGCCATGAACAAGAAGCTGGGCTTCGCCGAGATCCGCGAGGAGATCGAGCGCTACCGCCCCGACTTCGTCATGGCCATCGACTACCTGCCGGTGACCGGCGCCATCAGCACGGCCACCGTGCCGGACGTCATCCGGATCCTGAACCTGGCCAAGGAGGTCGATCCGGCGATCGTCACCCTCACCGGCGGCCCCCACCCCACCTTCATGTTCCACGAGATGCTCGGGGACCCCGCCAACCAGATCGACTACGTCCTGCGCGGCGAGCCCGAGGCCATCCTCATGGCCCTCCTGCAGGCCCCGACCCCCGAGGCCCGCGCCGCGGTCGCCGGCCTGGCCTTCCGCCGGGGCAGCGAGACCGTGGTGACCCCCCGCCAGCCGCACATCGAGGCCCTCGACACCCTCGAGCCCGCCTGGCACCTCCTGGACTGGGAGGACTACCACTACCTCGTCGAGCCCCAGGGCCGGATGGCCTCGATCCTCTCCTCGCGCGGCTGCGACATGGGCTGCGCCTTCTGCAGCCAGCGGATGTTCTGGGAGAAGGACTGGCGCAGCCGCGAGCCCGAGGCCGTGGTCGCCGAGATGCGGCACCTCATCGAGGCGCACCAGGTCGAGTACTTCACCCTCATCGACGCCTACCCGACCAAGAACCGGCGCCGCTGGGAGCACTACCTCGACCTGCTCATCGAGGCGGAGCTCGGCGTGCGGCTCCTCATCGAGACCCGGGTCGAGGACATCATCCGGGACGAGGACATCCTCGAGAAGTACGCCCGGGCGGGTATCGTCCACGTCTACATCGGCGCCGAGAGCGCCGAGGACGAGGTGCTCTCGGTCCTCAACAAGGGCACGGCCTTCGAGCAGAACAAGCGCGCCCTCGATCTGCTGCGCGAGCACGAGATCATGACCGAGGCCTCGTTCATGATCGGCTTCCCCACCGAGACCTGGGAGTCGATCGAGCGGACCATCGAGTCGGCCATCTACCTGAACCCCGACGTGGCAGTCTTCCCGGTCGTCACGCCCATGCCCTTCACGCCGATCTACGCGGAGATGAAGGACCGGATCCGGGTCTGGGACTACTCGAAGTACAACCTGGTGACCCCCATCATCGAGCCGGAGGCCATGAGCCTGGAGGAGGTCACCAAGGCCCTCGGGCGCTGCTACATGAAGTTCTACCGGCACAAGATGAAGGAGGTCCTGGCCCTCCCGAAGGGCTACAAGCGGACCTACATGCTCAGCGCCTTCAAGCTGATGATGAAGACCTACGGCGAGAGCTTCGACTTCGTCGGGGGCGGCCTGGGGATGCCCCACCCCCTGCCCTGA
- a CDS encoding multiheme c-type cytochrome, with product MKRTLVILLAAGVAAAALGAPKKKTPPAKSDCAGCHQKETPGVMKPFSDSAHAGEVSCEACHGESYEANHPAPGAKRRKAVGKDTCGGCHAQATADHEKSAHSIGLRAGSACTRNEKHATDPDADCGTCHEKDTAVPRTGKQCALFLAQSPTMQQQGCSACHAVEQRCDSCHGPHDTDLRIVKDPAVCATCHMGPDHAQWEMWKTSRHGIAWKQLGPERGPDCQRCHMPGGTHDVSYGISLDLAGVPYPQPLFGKRRAEMLDVCDDCHTRAFSARALEGADVVHAESLAMVQAAAAIIEALEAEGLLMPSIAERPAHPLFGKKLELGGHMLYEDLSGVETLYFRMKTFAFLSAFKGAFHQSPDYTHWYGNAPLKLLLSRIRSEAATLRRLKLLEEKLELVKGGAGTAVELEAVEEELRALKALMLEGAIDAATFETRKRAVLEKHGL from the coding sequence ATGAAGCGCACCCTCGTGATCCTCCTCGCGGCCGGCGTGGCCGCCGCGGCCCTCGGCGCCCCGAAGAAGAAGACCCCGCCGGCGAAGTCCGACTGCGCGGGCTGCCATCAGAAGGAGACGCCAGGGGTGATGAAGCCCTTCAGCGACTCGGCCCACGCGGGCGAGGTCTCCTGCGAGGCCTGCCACGGCGAGAGCTACGAGGCCAACCACCCGGCCCCCGGCGCGAAGCGCCGCAAGGCCGTCGGCAAGGACACCTGCGGTGGCTGCCACGCGCAGGCGACGGCCGACCACGAGAAGAGCGCCCACAGCATCGGCCTGCGGGCGGGCAGCGCTTGCACCCGCAACGAGAAGCACGCCACCGACCCGGACGCGGACTGCGGCACCTGCCACGAGAAGGACACCGCCGTCCCGCGCACGGGGAAGCAGTGCGCCCTCTTCCTGGCCCAGAGCCCCACGATGCAGCAGCAGGGCTGCAGCGCCTGCCACGCGGTGGAGCAGCGCTGCGACAGCTGCCACGGCCCTCACGACACCGACCTCCGCATCGTGAAGGATCCGGCGGTCTGCGCCACCTGCCACATGGGGCCGGACCACGCCCAGTGGGAGATGTGGAAGACATCCCGTCACGGCATCGCCTGGAAGCAGCTGGGCCCCGAGCGCGGGCCGGACTGTCAGCGCTGCCACATGCCGGGCGGCACCCACGACGTGAGCTACGGCATCTCCCTGGACCTGGCCGGCGTGCCCTACCCGCAGCCCCTCTTCGGGAAGCGGCGCGCTGAGATGCTCGACGTCTGCGACGACTGCCACACCCGCGCCTTCTCGGCCCGCGCCCTGGAGGGGGCCGACGTCGTCCACGCCGAGTCGCTGGCGATGGTGCAGGCGGCCGCGGCGATCATCGAGGCCCTGGAGGCGGAGGGCCTGCTCATGCCCTCCATCGCCGAGCGCCCGGCGCACCCCCTCTTCGGCAAGAAGCTCGAGCTGGGCGGGCACATGCTCTACGAGGACCTCTCCGGAGTGGAGACCCTCTACTTCCGGATGAAGACCTTCGCCTTCCTCTCGGCCTTCAAGGGCGCCTTCCACCAGAGCCCGGACTACACCCACTGGTATGGCAACGCGCCCCTGAAGCTCCTGCTCTCCCGGATCCGCTCCGAGGCCGCGACCCTGCGCCGCCTGAAGCTGCTGGAGGAGAAGCTGGAGCTGGTGAAGGGCGGCGCCGGCACGGCGGTCGAGCTGGAGGCCGTCGAGGAGGAGCTGCGGGCCCTCAAGGCCCTGATGCTCGAGGGCGCCATCGACGCCGCGACCTTCGAGACCCGCAAGCGGGCGGTGCTCGAGAAGCACGGGCTCTAG